The following coding sequences lie in one Lelliottia jeotgali genomic window:
- a CDS encoding Molybdenum transport ATP-binding protein ModC encodes MLELNFSQTLGNHCLTLNETLPASGITAVFGVSGAGKTSLINAISGLTRPQTGRIVLNNRVLHDVEKKIYLAPEKRRIGYVFQDARLFPHYKVRGNLRYGMAKSMAGQFENLVNLLGIEPLLERLPSSLSGGEKQRVAIGRALLTAPELLLLDEPLASLDLPRKRELLPYLQRLAREINIPMLYVSHSLDEILHLADNVLVLENGSVKAFGPLEEVWGSSVMHPWLPKEQQSSVLKVSVLEHHPHYAMTALALGDQHLWVNKIDKPLQSALRIRIQASDVSLVLQPPLQTSIRNILRAKVAQCLDDNGQVEVQLEVGSKKLWARISPWARDELGIKPGLWLYAQIKSVSITT; translated from the coding sequence ATGCTTGAACTTAACTTCAGCCAGACGCTGGGCAACCACTGCCTGACGCTCAATGAAACATTGCCTGCATCTGGCATCACCGCTGTTTTTGGTGTGTCGGGTGCGGGAAAAACCTCGCTGATTAATGCCATCAGCGGGCTGACGCGCCCGCAAACGGGCCGCATTGTGCTCAACAATCGCGTGCTGCACGACGTTGAAAAGAAGATTTACCTTGCGCCTGAAAAACGGCGCATCGGCTATGTATTCCAGGATGCGCGACTGTTCCCGCACTACAAAGTGCGCGGTAACCTGCGCTATGGCATGGCAAAAAGTATGGCCGGACAGTTTGAAAATCTGGTCAATCTACTCGGTATTGAGCCATTGCTGGAACGCCTTCCGTCGTCACTTTCTGGCGGCGAAAAGCAGCGTGTGGCGATTGGGCGCGCGCTGTTAACCGCGCCGGAATTACTGTTGCTGGATGAACCGCTGGCCTCGCTGGATTTACCGCGTAAACGCGAGCTGCTGCCGTATTTGCAGCGTCTGGCGCGCGAGATAAACATTCCGATGCTCTACGTCAGCCATTCGCTGGATGAAATTCTGCACCTGGCGGACAACGTGCTGGTGCTTGAAAACGGCAGCGTCAAAGCCTTTGGTCCGCTGGAGGAAGTGTGGGGCAGCAGCGTGATGCACCCGTGGCTGCCGAAAGAGCAGCAGAGCAGCGTTCTGAAGGTCAGCGTGCTGGAGCACCATCCGCACTACGCCATGACCGCGCTGGCGCTGGGCGATCAGCATCTGTGGGTCAATAAAATCGACAAGCCGCTGCAATCCGCGCTGCGCATTCGTATTCAGGCATCTGACGTTTCTCTGGTGCTGCAGCCGCCGCTGCAAACCAGTATCCGTAATATTCTGCGCGCCAAAGTGGCGCAGTGTCTGGACGATAACGGGCAGGTGGAAGTGCAGCTGGAAGTGGGGAGCAAAAAGCTGTGGGCGCGCATCAGCCCGTGGGCCAGGGATGAGCTGGGCATCAAACCTGGCCTGTGGCTTTACGCGCAGATTAAGAGCGTGTCGATCACCACCTGA
- a CDS encoding phosphatase: MTSRVIALDLDGTLLTPQKTLLPSSLEALKRAQEAGYQLMIVTGRHHVAIHPFYQALALDTPAICCNGTYLYDYHAKKVLQADPLPSTQALQLIDLLDEHAIHGLMYVDDAMMYERPTGHVTRTSNWALSLPEAQRPVFTQVSSLRQAAVDVNAIWKFALTDEDTTKLNAFAKHVEQTLGLECEWSWHDQVDIARKGNSKGKRLTQFVESQGGSMKDVIAFGDNYNDISMLEAAGTGVAMGNADDAVKARANVVIGDNTTDSIAQYIYTHLL; this comes from the coding sequence ATGACCTCGCGTGTGATTGCTCTGGATTTAGACGGTACGCTGTTAACCCCGCAAAAAACCCTGCTCCCCTCTTCGCTTGAAGCACTGAAACGTGCTCAGGAAGCGGGATATCAACTCATGATCGTTACCGGTCGACATCACGTTGCCATTCATCCTTTTTATCAGGCACTGGCGTTAGATACACCTGCAATTTGTTGTAATGGTACTTATTTGTATGATTATCATGCAAAAAAGGTTCTCCAGGCCGATCCGCTGCCTTCGACGCAGGCCCTGCAACTGATAGATTTGCTGGATGAACACGCCATTCACGGCCTGATGTATGTCGATGATGCGATGATGTATGAGCGCCCTACCGGACACGTAACCCGTACCAGCAATTGGGCGCTGTCCCTGCCCGAAGCGCAGCGTCCGGTCTTTACGCAGGTGTCATCTCTGCGCCAGGCCGCTGTGGATGTGAACGCCATCTGGAAATTTGCCCTCACCGACGAAGACACCACCAAACTGAACGCTTTCGCGAAACACGTCGAACAGACGCTGGGTCTGGAGTGCGAATGGTCGTGGCACGATCAGGTGGATATCGCCCGCAAAGGCAACAGCAAAGGCAAGCGTCTGACGCAGTTTGTTGAATCTCAGGGCGGGTCGATGAAAGACGTGATTGCCTTCGGGGATAATTACAACGATATCAGCATGCTGGAAGCTGCCGGAACCGGCGTGGCGATGGGCAATGCTGACGACGCCGTGAAAGCACGCGCCAACGTGGTGATTGGCGACAACACCACCGACAGCATCGCGCAGTATATTTATACCCATCTGCTGTGA
- a CDS encoding 6-phosphogluconolactonase has translation MKQTVYTASPESQQIHVWRLNAEGSLTLVQVVDVPGQVQPMVVSPDKRFLYVGVRPEFRVLAYRIAPDDGALTYIAEAPLPGSPTHISTDRKGQFVFSGSYNSGCVSVTRLVDGVPQETVGVVEGLEGCHSANISPDNRTLWVPALKQDRICLFTLSDDGHLAAQTPAEITTVEGAGPRHMVFHPNQQYAYVVNELNSSVDVWELKDPKGQIERVQTLDMMPSDFTDTRWAADIHITPDGRHLYACDRTSSLITIFSVSEDGSVLAIEGFQPTETQPRGFNIDNSGKFLVAAGQKSHHIALYEIKGEQGLLEEKGRYAVGQGPMWVVVNAH, from the coding sequence ATGAAACAAACCGTTTATACCGCCAGTCCTGAGAGCCAGCAGATCCACGTCTGGCGTTTGAATGCGGAAGGCTCGCTCACGCTGGTGCAGGTGGTTGATGTGCCGGGGCAGGTGCAACCGATGGTTGTCAGCCCGGATAAACGTTTCCTGTATGTCGGCGTGCGTCCTGAGTTTCGCGTACTGGCCTACCGCATTGCGCCGGACGATGGCGCCCTGACGTATATCGCTGAAGCACCGCTGCCGGGCAGCCCGACGCACATCTCCACCGATCGCAAAGGCCAGTTCGTGTTCAGCGGCTCTTACAATTCCGGCTGCGTCAGCGTTACGCGTCTGGTCGATGGTGTTCCGCAGGAGACAGTAGGCGTGGTTGAAGGGCTGGAAGGCTGTCACTCGGCGAATATCTCTCCGGACAACCGCACCCTCTGGGTTCCGGCGCTGAAACAGGATCGTATCTGCCTGTTCACCCTGAGCGACGACGGTCATCTTGCCGCGCAGACCCCGGCAGAAATTACCACCGTTGAGGGCGCAGGCCCACGTCACATGGTATTCCATCCGAATCAGCAGTATGCCTATGTGGTGAACGAGCTGAACAGCTCAGTCGACGTGTGGGAACTCAAAGATCCGAAAGGCCAGATTGAGCGCGTTCAGACGCTGGACATGATGCCGTCTGATTTCACCGACACCCGCTGGGCGGCGGATATTCACATCACCCCGGACGGGCGTCATCTGTACGCCTGCGATCGTACTTCCAGCCTAATCACCATTTTCAGCGTCTCGGAAGATGGCAGCGTGCTGGCGATCGAAGGCTTCCAGCCGACCGAAACCCAGCCGCGTGGCTTTAATATCGACAACAGCGGCAAATTCCTGGTGGCGGCGGGGCAGAAATCCCACCACATCGCCCTGTATGAAATCAAAGGCGAGCAGGGGCTGCTGGAAGAGAAAGGACGCTATGCCGTCGGCCAGGGCCCAATGTGGGTGGTGGTTAACGCGCACTAA
- a CDS encoding Pectinesterase, which produces MNISRISRLALALAFGVTLSACSSTPPDQLPSEQAAPGTASRPILSAGEAKNFSAAHYYSAMDPNAAPWTPSSISIPAQPNFVVGPAGTQGVTHTSIQAAVDAAITKHSASRQYIAVLPGDYEGTVYVPAAPGSITIYGTGDKAIDVKIGLAIDSEIDRNTWRHLVNPAGKYMPGKPAWYMFDNCQSKQTATVGMMCSAVFWSQNNGLQLQNLTIQNTLGDSVDAGNHQAVALRTDGDKVQINNVNILGRQNTFFVTNSGVQNALQNNRLTRTQVTNSYIEGDVDIVSGRGAVVFDNTEFRVVNSRTQQEGYVFAPATLSNMFYGFLAVNSRFTASGDGVAQLGRSLDIDSATNGQVVIRDSVINEGFNMAKPWADAAISKRPYSGNTGAMDDKGNVQRNLNDANFNRMWEYNNRGVGSKVMAEPKQ; this is translated from the coding sequence TTGAACATTTCCAGGATTTCTCGTCTGGCGTTGGCACTCGCCTTTGGCGTGACGTTGTCCGCGTGCAGCTCAACCCCACCTGACCAGCTGCCATCCGAGCAGGCTGCGCCAGGCACGGCATCCCGCCCTATTCTGTCTGCGGGTGAAGCGAAGAACTTCAGCGCAGCACATTATTACTCTGCGATGGACCCGAACGCGGCTCCGTGGACGCCGTCTTCTATTAGCATTCCTGCACAACCAAACTTCGTGGTTGGCCCGGCAGGCACCCAGGGCGTGACGCATACCAGCATTCAGGCCGCCGTTGACGCCGCCATTACCAAACACAGCGCATCGCGCCAGTACATTGCGGTTCTGCCAGGCGACTATGAAGGGACCGTTTACGTTCCTGCCGCACCGGGCAGCATTACGATTTACGGTACCGGTGATAAAGCCATCGACGTGAAAATTGGTCTGGCGATTGACTCGGAAATCGACCGTAATACCTGGCGTCACCTGGTCAATCCAGCCGGTAAATATATGCCAGGCAAACCGGCGTGGTACATGTTCGACAACTGCCAGAGCAAGCAAACCGCCACAGTGGGCATGATGTGCTCAGCGGTATTCTGGTCACAGAACAACGGTTTGCAGCTGCAGAACCTGACCATCCAGAACACCCTGGGTGACAGCGTGGATGCGGGTAACCATCAGGCGGTTGCCCTGCGTACTGACGGCGACAAAGTGCAGATCAACAACGTGAACATTCTCGGTCGCCAGAACACCTTCTTCGTGACCAACAGCGGGGTGCAGAATGCCCTGCAGAATAACCGTCTGACCCGTACTCAGGTCACCAATAGCTATATCGAAGGTGATGTGGATATCGTCTCCGGTCGCGGTGCAGTGGTGTTTGATAACACCGAGTTCCGCGTGGTGAACTCCCGCACCCAGCAGGAAGGTTACGTGTTTGCGCCGGCAACCCTGTCCAACATGTTCTACGGCTTCCTGGCCGTGAACAGCCGCTTTACCGCATCCGGTGACGGCGTGGCGCAGCTTGGCCGTTCGCTGGATATCGACTCCGCCACTAACGGCCAGGTCGTTATCCGCGATAGCGTGATCAACGAAGGCTTCAACATGGCAAAACCGTGGGCCGATGCTGCAATCTCCAAACGTCCGTACTCCGGTAACACCGGCGCGATGGATGATAAAGGCAACGTGCAGCGTAACCTGAACGACGCTAACTTCAACCGCATGTGGGAATACAACAACCGCGGTGTGGGTAGCAAAGTGATGGCTGAGCCGAAGCAGTAA
- a CDS encoding Imidazolonepropionase, translating into MQQLHPDDVLWRNARLATLNPEEPAPYGLREKVALIVRGETIVAVVPDSELPKTHAHQVDLDGRLVTPGLIDCHTHLVFGGDRAGEWEQRLNGVSYQTISAQGGGINSTVSATRESDTQTLLIRAEQRLHRLMLEGVTTLEIKSGYGLNAQSEEKMLRVAQTLAQNHPVEISPTLLAAHAVPKEYRQDPDAYISLVCEQIMPALWREGLFEAVDVFCENVGFTPSQTERVFQAATALDIPVKGHVEQLSNLGGAALVSRYHGWSADHIEYLDDAGVSAMAHSGTVAVLLPGAYYFLQERQRPPVEQLRKQGVPMAVATDYNPGTSPFASLHLAMNMACVQFGLTPEEAWAGVTRHAAQALGRGATHGQLRAGYVADFIVWDAERPVEMVYEPGRNPLYQRVFRGKVS; encoded by the coding sequence ATGCAGCAGCTTCATCCCGACGATGTCCTTTGGCGTAACGCACGGCTGGCGACCCTGAACCCTGAGGAGCCAGCACCTTACGGGCTGCGTGAAAAGGTGGCGCTGATTGTGCGCGGCGAGACGATTGTCGCCGTCGTTCCTGACTCGGAACTGCCGAAAACGCACGCTCATCAGGTTGATCTCGACGGGCGTCTGGTTACGCCGGGCCTGATCGATTGCCACACCCATCTGGTGTTTGGCGGCGACCGCGCCGGGGAGTGGGAGCAACGCCTCAACGGCGTCTCATATCAAACGATCAGCGCTCAGGGCGGGGGGATCAATTCCACTGTCTCCGCCACGCGAGAAAGTGACACGCAAACGCTGCTGATACGAGCGGAACAACGCCTGCACCGTTTGATGCTAGAAGGTGTCACCACGCTTGAAATCAAATCGGGTTACGGACTTAACGCGCAGAGCGAAGAGAAAATGCTGCGCGTGGCGCAAACCCTTGCTCAAAACCATCCGGTGGAGATCAGCCCGACGCTGCTCGCCGCCCATGCGGTGCCGAAAGAATATCGTCAGGATCCGGATGCGTACATTTCGCTGGTGTGCGAGCAGATCATGCCCGCTCTCTGGCGTGAAGGCCTGTTTGAAGCCGTGGACGTGTTTTGCGAAAACGTCGGCTTCACGCCGTCGCAAACCGAGCGGGTATTCCAGGCTGCCACTGCGCTGGATATTCCCGTTAAAGGCCACGTCGAGCAACTGTCTAACCTGGGCGGCGCGGCGTTAGTCAGCCGCTATCACGGCTGGTCTGCCGATCATATTGAGTATCTTGATGACGCGGGCGTAAGCGCGATGGCGCACAGCGGCACGGTGGCGGTGTTGCTGCCAGGCGCGTACTACTTCTTACAGGAACGCCAGCGCCCGCCGGTTGAACAGCTGCGAAAACAGGGCGTACCGATGGCCGTCGCCACGGATTACAACCCTGGCACCAGCCCGTTTGCCAGCCTGCATCTGGCGATGAACATGGCCTGCGTGCAGTTTGGCCTTACGCCGGAAGAGGCGTGGGCGGGCGTTACCCGCCACGCCGCACAGGCGCTGGGGCGCGGAGCCACACATGGTCAGCTCAGGGCCGGATATGTCGCTGATTTTATCGTCTGGGACGCCGAACGTCCGGTGGAGATGGTCTACGAACCGGGGCGTAATCCGCTGTATCAACGCGTGTTTAGAGGGAAAGTATCATGA
- a CDS encoding Formiminoglutamase has translation MKLWRPTSPHIWQGRDDSAEASNALRLFQTIAHTDCFAPKNSGIALLGFECDAGVKRNHGRPGALQAPDVLRKALANMASQEGHARITDMGTITVEDDELEAAQRALSDAVQTCQQSGMRTLVFGGGHETAWAHGRGVLDAFAQERVVIINLDAHLDLREAEHATSGTPFRQLAQYCEAQQREFQYACFGVSRAANTQALWDEADRLNVTLVEDLDFRRAALPTLEKVLAQAERVYLTIDLDVLPAGEMPAVSAPAALGVPALDLLPVIGEICRSGKLQAVDLVEFNPTYDRDGQGARLAARLAWQIAPLVGITLIKESRCFHAHRINHPVRLPPSMRSETGHQRKNRHPASAAARPHSLRGPTRAC, from the coding sequence ATGAAACTGTGGCGACCCACTTCGCCTCACATCTGGCAGGGGCGCGACGATAGCGCTGAGGCCAGTAACGCGCTGCGCCTCTTCCAGACTATCGCGCATACCGACTGTTTTGCGCCCAAAAACTCAGGCATTGCGCTATTAGGATTCGAATGCGATGCCGGTGTGAAACGCAACCACGGCAGGCCCGGAGCGCTACAAGCCCCGGATGTACTGCGTAAAGCGCTGGCGAACATGGCAAGCCAGGAAGGGCACGCGCGCATTACCGACATGGGCACCATCACCGTTGAAGACGATGAACTTGAAGCTGCCCAGCGCGCGCTAAGTGACGCGGTGCAAACCTGCCAGCAGTCGGGGATGCGCACGCTGGTGTTCGGCGGCGGGCACGAAACGGCCTGGGCGCACGGTCGTGGGGTACTGGATGCGTTTGCGCAGGAGCGCGTTGTGATTATTAATCTCGATGCCCATCTCGATCTACGTGAAGCTGAACACGCTACGTCAGGCACACCGTTCCGCCAGCTGGCGCAGTACTGCGAAGCACAACAGCGCGAGTTTCAGTACGCCTGCTTTGGCGTCAGCCGGGCGGCAAATACTCAGGCGCTGTGGGACGAAGCAGACCGTCTGAACGTCACTCTGGTGGAAGATCTCGATTTTCGCCGTGCGGCGTTACCCACGCTGGAAAAGGTGCTGGCGCAAGCCGAACGCGTCTATCTGACTATCGATCTGGATGTCCTGCCCGCCGGGGAAATGCCTGCCGTTTCAGCCCCGGCGGCGCTCGGTGTTCCGGCGCTGGATTTACTCCCGGTGATCGGTGAAATCTGTCGCAGCGGAAAATTACAGGCGGTCGATTTAGTCGAATTTAACCCGACCTACGACCGCGACGGACAGGGCGCACGGCTCGCGGCGCGTCTGGCGTGGCAAATTGCTCCACTGGTGGGCATAACTCTTATTAAGGAATCACGATGTTTTCACGCTCACCGAATCAACCACCCGGTACGCCTGCCCCCTTCTATGAGAAGTGAAACAGGCCATCAGCGAAAAAATCGCCACCCGGCGTCTGCAGCCGCACGACCGCATTCCCTCCGAGGCCCGACCCGTGCCTGCTGA
- a CDS encoding Urocanate hydratase produces MSSGKYRQQDVRAPRGTTLTAKSWLTEAPLRMLMNNLDPEVAENPHELVVYGGIGRAARNWECYDAIVEALTNLEIDETLLVQSGKPVGVFKTHKNAPRVLIANSNLVPHWATWEHFNELDAKGLAMYGQMTAGSWIYIGSQGIVQGTYETFVEADASITTAP; encoded by the coding sequence ATGTCGTCAGGTAAATACCGTCAGCAGGATGTTCGCGCCCCGCGCGGCACCACGCTCACCGCCAAAAGCTGGCTCACCGAAGCGCCGCTGCGCATGTTGATGAACAACCTTGATCCTGAGGTCGCCGAAAACCCGCACGAGCTGGTGGTCTATGGTGGTATCGGTCGCGCAGCGCGCAACTGGGAATGCTACGACGCCATTGTGGAAGCGCTCACTAATCTGGAAATCGATGAAACCCTGCTGGTGCAATCCGGCAAACCGGTGGGGGTGTTCAAAACCCATAAGAATGCGCCGCGCGTGTTGATTGCCAACTCCAACCTCGTCCCGCACTGGGCCACCTGGGAACACTTCAACGAGCTGGACGCCAAAGGGCTGGCGATGTACGGCCAGATGACCGCGGGCAGCTGGATCTACATTGGCAGCCAGGGCATCGTGCAGGGCACCTACGAAACCTTCGTCGAAGCGGACGCCAGCATTACAACGGCTCCCTGA
- a CDS encoding Urocanate hydratase encodes MSIALCGNAADIVPELVARGVRPDLVTDQTSAHDPLHGYLPKGWTWEDYQQKSQSDPEGTVLAAKRSMAEHVSAMLAFSKMGVPTFDYGNNIRQMAKEMGVENAFDFPGFVPAYIRPLFCRGIGPFRWVALSGDPQDIYKTDAKVKEIVADDAHLHHWLDMARERINFQGLPARICWVGLEWRQKLGLAFNEMVRSGEVSAPIVIGRDHLDSGSVASPNRETEAMQDGSDAVSDWPLLNALLNTASGATWVSLHHGGGVGMGFSQHAGMVIVCDGTDEAAARIARVLHNDPATGVMRHADAGYDIAIDCAKEQGLNLPMVAATQGKH; translated from the coding sequence GTGTCGATTGCCCTGTGCGGCAACGCGGCAGATATCGTCCCGGAACTGGTGGCGCGTGGCGTTCGCCCGGATCTGGTGACCGACCAGACCAGCGCTCACGATCCGCTCCACGGCTATCTGCCGAAAGGCTGGACGTGGGAAGACTATCAGCAAAAATCCCAAAGCGACCCGGAAGGGACGGTGCTGGCCGCCAAACGCTCAATGGCGGAGCATGTATCGGCAATGCTGGCGTTCAGCAAGATGGGCGTACCGACCTTCGATTACGGGAACAACATTCGCCAGATGGCGAAAGAGATGGGCGTGGAAAACGCCTTCGACTTCCCCGGTTTTGTCCCGGCCTATATCCGTCCGCTGTTCTGCCGCGGTATCGGTCCGTTCCGCTGGGTGGCGCTCTCCGGCGACCCGCAAGATATCTACAAAACCGATGCCAAAGTAAAAGAGATCGTCGCCGATGACGCCCATCTGCACCACTGGCTGGATATGGCTCGCGAGCGTATCAATTTCCAGGGGCTGCCTGCGCGTATCTGCTGGGTGGGCCTCGAGTGGCGACAAAAACTCGGTCTGGCGTTCAACGAGATGGTGCGCAGCGGGGAAGTTTCCGCACCGATTGTCATTGGCCGCGACCACTTAGATTCCGGGTCCGTTGCCAGCCCGAACCGTGAAACTGAAGCCATGCAGGACGGCTCCGACGCCGTGTCCGACTGGCCGTTACTCAACGCTTTACTGAATACCGCCAGCGGCGCGACCTGGGTGTCACTGCACCACGGCGGCGGCGTGGGGATGGGCTTCTCGCAACATGCGGGGATGGTGATTGTCTGCGATGGCACCGACGAAGCCGCCGCGCGTATTGCCCGCGTACTGCACAACGACCCGGCGACAGGCGTGATGCGCCATGCCGATGCGGGGTATGACATCGCGATTGACTGTGCGAAAGAGCAGGGACTGAATCTGCCGATGGTCGCCGCCACACAAGGAAAACACTGA
- a CDS encoding Histidine ammonia-lyase, with protein MNALTITPGALTFAHLRSAWRQPVTLTLDEKAHQAINDSVACVEAIVAEDRTAYGINTGFGLLAQTRIATHDLENLQRSLVLSHAAGVGEPLDDEIVRLMMVLKINSLARGFSGIRLSVIQALIALVNAQVYPWIPAKGSVGASGDLAPLAHMSLLLLGEGKARWQGQWLPAKEALQKAGLEPITLAAKEGLALLNGTQASTAFALRGLFEAEDLFASAVVCGALTTEAVLGSRRPFDARIHEVRGQRGQIDAAAMYRHLLTDTSAIADSHHNCDKVQDPYSLRCQPQVMGACLTQIRQAAEVLLVEANAVSDNPLVFAEQNEVVSGGNFHAEPVAMAADNLALAIAEIGALSERRIALMMDKHMSQLPPFLVRNGGVNSGFMIAQVTAAALASENKALSHPHSVDSLPTSANQEDHVSMAPAAGRRLWEMAYNTRGVIAVEWLAAVQGIDLREGLKSSPLLEQARQNLREHVTHYDDDRFFAPDIDKAMELLNAGSLVGLLPAICAG; from the coding sequence ATGAATGCTTTGACTATTACTCCCGGCGCGCTGACGTTTGCTCACCTGCGCAGCGCCTGGCGTCAGCCGGTGACGCTAACGCTTGATGAAAAAGCGCATCAGGCGATCAACGACAGCGTCGCCTGCGTGGAAGCGATTGTCGCTGAAGATCGCACGGCTTACGGTATCAATACTGGTTTCGGCCTGCTGGCGCAAACGCGTATCGCTACCCACGATCTGGAAAACTTACAGCGCTCGCTGGTGCTGTCGCACGCGGCGGGCGTCGGTGAACCGCTGGACGACGAGATCGTGCGCCTGATGATGGTGCTGAAAATTAACAGCCTGGCGCGCGGTTTTTCCGGCATCCGCCTGAGCGTGATTCAGGCGCTGATCGCCCTGGTTAACGCCCAGGTCTATCCGTGGATCCCGGCTAAAGGTTCCGTTGGCGCATCGGGGGATCTGGCGCCGCTGGCGCACATGTCGCTTCTGCTGTTGGGCGAGGGCAAAGCGCGCTGGCAGGGGCAATGGCTGCCAGCCAAAGAGGCGCTGCAAAAAGCCGGATTAGAGCCGATTACGCTCGCCGCGAAAGAGGGGCTGGCGCTGCTGAACGGCACTCAGGCATCCACGGCGTTTGCGTTGCGCGGTCTGTTCGAAGCCGAAGATCTGTTTGCCTCGGCGGTGGTGTGCGGTGCGCTGACCACCGAAGCGGTACTCGGCTCACGTCGTCCGTTTGACGCGCGTATTCATGAGGTTCGCGGTCAGCGCGGGCAAATTGACGCGGCGGCGATGTACCGTCATCTGCTGACTGATACCAGTGCGATCGCTGATTCACATCATAACTGCGATAAGGTGCAGGACCCGTACTCCCTGCGCTGTCAGCCGCAGGTAATGGGCGCGTGCCTGACGCAAATCCGTCAGGCCGCCGAGGTGCTGCTGGTGGAAGCCAACGCCGTTTCTGACAATCCGCTGGTCTTTGCCGAGCAAAACGAAGTGGTGTCAGGCGGGAATTTCCACGCCGAGCCGGTGGCGATGGCCGCCGATAATCTGGCATTGGCGATTGCCGAAATTGGCGCGTTGTCCGAGCGTCGTATCGCGCTGATGATGGATAAACACATGTCGCAGCTGCCGCCGTTCCTGGTGCGCAACGGCGGGGTCAACTCCGGGTTTATGATTGCCCAGGTGACGGCTGCGGCACTGGCGAGCGAGAACAAAGCGCTGTCGCATCCGCACAGCGTCGATAGCCTGCCGACGTCCGCCAATCAGGAAGACCATGTGTCGATGGCGCCTGCCGCCGGGCGTCGTCTGTGGGAGATGGCGTACAACACGCGCGGCGTAATTGCGGTCGAGTGGCTGGCAGCAGTGCAGGGAATCGATCTGCGCGAAGGTCTAAAATCCAGCCCGCTGCTGGAGCAGGCGCGGCAGAATTTGCGCGAGCATGTCACGCACTACGACGACGACCGTTTCTTTGCGCCGGATATTGATAAGGCGATGGAGTTGTTAAACGCGGGGAGTCTGGTGGGGTTGTTACCTGCGATATGTGCGGGCTGA
- a CDS encoding protein ybhB translates to MKIISQDLRDGEKLPERHVFNGMGYQGDNISPHLAWDEVPPGTKSFVVTCYDPDAPTGSGWWHWIVANLPADTRVLPQGSGSDLVALPDGAVQTRTDFGKAGYGGAAPPKGETHRYIFTVHALDVEKIEVDEGASGAMVGFNVHFHTLGSASITAMYI, encoded by the coding sequence ATGAAGATTATCAGTCAGGATCTGCGCGACGGCGAAAAATTGCCCGAACGCCACGTGTTCAATGGCATGGGTTATCAGGGCGATAATATTTCGCCGCACCTGGCCTGGGACGAGGTTCCGCCGGGAACCAAGAGTTTTGTCGTGACCTGCTACGACCCGGACGCGCCGACCGGTTCCGGCTGGTGGCACTGGATTGTCGCCAATCTCCCCGCCGACACGCGCGTGCTGCCGCAGGGTTCCGGCTCAGATTTGGTGGCCTTACCTGATGGGGCAGTTCAGACCCGCACCGATTTTGGTAAAGCGGGATACGGCGGCGCGGCACCACCGAAAGGCGAAACGCACCGGTATATTTTCACCGTGCATGCGCTGGACGTTGAGAAGATTGAGGTAGATGAAGGCGCGAGCGGCGCCATGGTAGGCTTTAACGTGCATTTTCATACGCTGGGAAGTGCGTCGATTACGGCGATGTATATCTGA